One Euphorbia lathyris chromosome 1, ddEupLath1.1, whole genome shotgun sequence DNA segment encodes these proteins:
- the LOC136235013 gene encoding protein ASPARTIC PROTEASE IN GUARD CELL 1, which translates to MELILYALLPLLLLLSSPSFSSRTLPLRSFETTLLDVRASIHNTKSIFSFHPKTMHQHSSPSSSSSSSSFNMDLHSRTSLRNTTHKDYKSLTLARLERDSARVRSFTTRLRHRIFTSDLKTIHLQGDLEFKAEDLQSPIVSGTSQGSGEYFSRVGIGKPSSPVYMVIDTGSDVNWLQCAPCADCYRQADPIFEPASSTSYSPLSCKTKQCQSLDVSQCHNGTCRYQVSYGDGSYTVGDFVTETITLGSASLENVAIGCGHNNEGLFIGAAGLLGLGGGSLSFPSQINATTFSYCLVDRDSDSASTLDFNSPLLPNAVTAPLLRNHVVDTFYYIGMTGFTVGGEPLPISNSTFKIDGSGNGGIIIDSGTAITRLQTDAYNSLRDAFVRGTKHLPSTDGVALFDTCYDLSRMDSVEVPTVSFAFPNGKMLPLPAKNYLIPVDSEGTFCFAFAPTGSQLSIIGNVQQQGTRVSFDIANSLIGFELDKC; encoded by the coding sequence ATGGAGCTTATCCTTTACGCTCttctccctcttcttcttcttctctcttctccctCTTTTTCCTCTCGAACTTTACCCCTTCGAAGTTTTGAAACTACTCTTCTTGATGTCAGAGCTTCAATTCACAACACCAAATCCATTTTCTCTTTTCACCCTAAAACTATGCACCAAcactcttctccttcttcttcctcatcttcgtCTTCGTTTAACATGGACCTGCATTCTAGAACTTCTCTCCGAAATACTACTCATAAAGACTATAAGTCACTTACCTTAGCTCGACTCGAGCGCGACTCAGCCCGTGTCAGATCTTTCACAACTCGTTTGCGTCACCGCATTTTCACTTCAGATCTTAAAACCATCCACCTCCAGGGTGATTTAGAGTTCAAGGCTGAAGATCTTCAAAGTCCAATTGTCTCTGGAACGAGTCAAGGAAGTGGTGAGTATTTCTCCCGAGTTGGAATTGGAAAGCCGTCCAGTCCTGTTTACATGGTTATCGACACTGGCAGTGATGTTAACTGGTTACAATGCGCACCCTGCGCCGATTGCTACCGTCAAGCTGATCCAATTTTTGAGCCTGCTTCTTCAACCTCCTACTCTCCTCTTTCCTGTAAAACCAAACAATGTCAGTCCCTCGACGTATCTCAATGCCACAATGGAACTTGCCGTTACCAAGTCTCTTATGGAGACGGTTCGTATACTGTTGGCGACTTTGTCACCGAGACTATCACTCTCGGCTCTGCTTCGCTTGAAAATGTAGCAATTGGATGTGGACATAACAACGAGGGCTTGTTTATTGGAGCTGCAGGATTGCTTGGACTCGGCGGCGGCTCACTCTCTTTTCCGTCTCAGATTAATGCTACAACTTTCTCTTATTGTCTTGTTGATCGTGACTCCGATTCAGCTTCAACTCTCGACTTCAACTCACCTTTGCTGCCAAACGCTGTCACTGCTCCGTTACTCCGCAACCACGTGGTCGACACATTCTATTACATCGGAATGACGGGATTCACTGTCGGCGGCGAGCCGTTACCGATTTCCAATTCAACGTTTAAAATCGATGGGTCAGGAAACGGAGGGATTATCATTGACTCAGGTACGGCTATAACTCggttgcaaacggacgcttacAATTCCCTACGGGATGCGTTCGTTCGAGGCACGAAGCATCTTCCGTCAACAGACGGCGTGGCCTTGTTTGACACGTGTTATGATTTATCAAGGATGGACAGCGTGGAGGTTCCAACGGTGTCGTTTGCGTTCCCAAATGGCAAAATGTTACCGTTACCAGCGAAGAATTACCTGATACCGGTTGACTCGGAAGGAACATTTTGTTTTGCGTTTGCCCCAACGGGCTCCCAGTTGTCAATCATAGGGAATGTGCAACAGCAAGGGACACGTGTCAGTTTCGATATTGCCAATTCCCTCATTGGATTCGAGCTTGATAAATGTTAG